The Populus trichocarpa isolate Nisqually-1 chromosome 2, P.trichocarpa_v4.1, whole genome shotgun sequence genome has a window encoding:
- the LOC7460484 gene encoding protein NIM1-INTERACTING 1 — translation MENEKGEVSASNTGELDIEQEDQKMEQFFALIRSFQEARNRRKDELEEKQKKKKVRRLNDKEPQSSWVPSFEWEDFTEDIKFRRPPLIFPSPCNDKKILDDKKPKEEDGLDLRLTL, via the coding sequence ATGGAAAATGAGAAAGGCGAGGTGAGTGCTTCCAACACGGGCGAACTAGATATTGAGCAAGAAGACCAGAAGATGGAGCAGTTTTTCGCGTTGATTAGAAGTTTTCAGGAAGCACGTAATAGAAGGAAAGATGAGTTGGAGgagaagcaaaagaagaagaaggtaagAAGGTTAAATGATAAAGAACCGCAGTCAAGTTGGGTGCCATCTTTTGAATGGGAAGATTTCACAGAGGATATTAAGTTTAGAAGGCCTCCTCTCATCTTCCCTAGTCCTTGTAATGACAAGAAGATCTTAGATGACAAGAAACCTAAAGAAGAAGATGGTTTAGATCTCAGACTCACTCTATAA